Proteins from one Thermococcus sp. genomic window:
- a CDS encoding RNA-binding domain-containing protein yields the protein MSELFEEVEVEAYVYPTEDIEKVKKAMLNLISDLEFEAFDRGDYIILTGKTKSRKALSRLYELFRGQAILDTARSFLEEGYFGEEIIIRVNKQAAYAGVVNFNEESPLGPITIVIRTKDPHRLMKWLAPRTKDGVPIE from the coding sequence ATGAGCGAACTGTTTGAAGAGGTTGAGGTTGAGGCTTACGTTTACCCTACCGAGGACATCGAGAAGGTAAAGAAAGCAATGCTGAACTTGATTTCGGATCTTGAGTTCGAGGCCTTTGATAGAGGGGATTACATAATCCTCACCGGGAAGACGAAGAGCAGGAAAGCGCTGAGCAGGCTCTACGAGCTTTTCAGGGGGCAGGCGATACTCGACACGGCAAGAAGTTTCCTTGAGGAGGGCTACTTCGGCGAGGAGATAATCATCAGGGTGAATAAGCAGGCCGCTTATGCAGGCGTTGTCAACTTCAACGAGGAGTCCCCTTTAGGCCCGATAACGATAGTGATCAGAACCAAAGATCCACACAGGCTGATGAAGTGGCTCGCACCGAGGACGAAGGATGGAGTTCCAATAGAATAA
- a CDS encoding type II toxin-antitoxin system VapC family toxin yields MKPEPIYLDTSALIALFNSRDRNHENARNFLERAILEGSLFVIGRPVLLEFINGTSKRRGKKVALKLRENLLKSKFIWIENESDEDWERAWRIFERFEDHNGMDLTDCLSFAIMERLGIRRAFTFSFESLAL; encoded by the coding sequence GTGAAGCCAGAGCCGATATACCTCGACACAAGCGCACTGATAGCACTCTTCAACTCAAGGGATAGGAATCACGAAAACGCGAGGAATTTTTTGGAACGGGCAATTCTTGAAGGGTCGCTTTTTGTCATCGGACGACCTGTCCTACTTGAGTTCATCAACGGGACCTCCAAGCGTAGGGGAAAGAAGGTGGCGCTGAAACTCAGGGAAAACCTTCTAAAAAGCAAGTTCATTTGGATCGAAAACGAAAGCGATGAAGACTGGGAGAGAGCGTGGAGGATATTTGAACGCTTTGAGGATCACAATGGGATGGATCTAACAGACTGCCTGAGTTTTGCAATAATGGAACGGCTGGGGATCAGAAGGGCTTTTACTTTTTCTTTTGAAAGCCTCGCCCTTTAG